The Sulfurihydrogenibium sp. genome segment CCAAAACTTCTTGAGCTTGGACTAAAAGGAACTATCGGTAAAGGCTGGAGAGGTCCGGAAGTAAAGGAGGCTTTAAAGAAATATAAAGCAGTATACTTTGCTGCTTACGGTGGAACGGCAGCACTTTTATCTAAACATATTACAAAGGTAGAAATGGTAGCATACGAAGATTTAGGACCGGAGGCAATCAGAAAGCTATATTTTGAGAATTTTCCTGTGATTGTTGCTAATGATATATATGGTGGAGATGTCTTTGAAGAAGGTCAAAAGAAGTATAGGAAGCTGGTGATTTAAATTCAATTAAAAATGTCCTTAGCTAATCATTGAGGAAAAGGTGGAATGCAAGTTATACCGATAGATTTTCTTGAAGTTTTGGAAGAGTTAGACCCAAAAACAAAAAATGCAATTATAAAGCTTGTAAAGTTTTTAGGTGAAACTGTAAACAGAGAAGATTTCGTAGCGTTAAAAACAGAGGTAGAAAAACTTACCATATCAGTAAGAGATTTAACAACATCAGTAAAAGAACTTACAGAAAATCAAAAAAAGTTAGAAGAAAAACTTCAGCAGTTAGTTGATACACAAAGGCAGACAGAGGAGAGATTAAATAAACTCACTGAGAAAGTTGAACAGTTAACCGAAAGATTAGACCAGCTAACAGAAAGGGTTAATCAACTTGCAGAAGCACAAAAACAGACGGAAGAAAAATTAAATAAGCTTACAGAAGAAGTAGATCAACTTGCAGA includes the following:
- a CDS encoding Fe-S-containing hydro-lyase, which produces MVEAKIITTPLTDEVIENLRAGDKVLINGWVYTARDAAHKRMLEEYEKTGKLPFDVKGQVIYYVGPTPAKPGQVIGSVGPTTAYRMDKYTPKLLELGLKGTIGKGWRGPEVKEALKKYKAVYFAAYGGTAALLSKHITKVEMVAYEDLGPEAIRKLYFENFPVIVANDIYGGDVFEEGQKKYRKLVI